The window AATGTcttagtaggagcatatctacatcagcagacagtatccaatcGCATAGTCTATAGTCCATGTCcgtaccaaggcatctctctaagCTATTTCGTATGACGTGGTGCTATAATTTGGGCagtaagccctcttgaataattcaattctgcacagtttgtagaaagccaggagggtgggagctttcctgacctcaggtcagccattccacaaggtgggggctaccatagagagagcacatgtgtgggcagctgttgattttgccaaacTGCAGGGTGGTAACTGCAGAAGGCCTGTTCATGGTGCCATGGTGGAAGATAGGGGGAGGGGcaattgcacagatatgagggtcccAGGCCACGCAGGGCTTTGAacgtgatagtcatgaccttgaactgagcctggtaactgatgggcaaccaaaggagtgactgcagaatgggagtaatatgcattctTTGTccagctcctgagagtaaatgagctgcagtattATGCCCCAGCTGgaatctccaagttgactttgaagaAAGACCTATACAGAGTATGTTACAGTAGTCTGGTCTTGATGTTACTATGGCGTGGATCCAGGCGGCCAGATCAGCCACGTCAAGGTAGGGAGCCGACTTCCAGGCTAGTCttaagttgggagaaggccttttttgcagctgcatttaccggcttctctagcagcaacgCTAGGGCCAGTATAATGCCTAGGCTGAGCCAGCCAGGGTCAGCCTATCAAAGGTCAGAATcccaatgtccttcaagatctctgcttttccaacaagCATTACTTCTGtcctgtttcagtttgtttgctttcacccAGTTGAcagcagctgtcaagcagtgactcgggacctctactgcatcaccaggggatttgaataACAAGATACAGGGCTGAGTAGTATCATCTGCATACGGATGACATCtaattccatagctacgaatgagttCTCCAAAAGGTTTTACATAGACATTGAATAACACGGAGGATCAAactgcaccttgtggaaccccatgaGATAATTCTCACCCTGAAGCTAGCTGGTCTCCAGTAGCAGCCCTATGAGTCTGTTCcacgaggaatgatttaaaccagtccaaagcacatcGCCTggtacctacttctgcctccaaacgccTCGGTGGGATGGCTTGGtctgctgtgtcaaaggctgcagacaggaggagcaacaatgaagcacggCTTTTGCCTACGGTTAGGTGGAGGTCGTCAACTAGAGCTACCAGAGCCATCTTTgtctggcctaaaaccagaccgAAAAGGGtcctagaatcctagagttggaaggggccttacagaccatctagtccaaccccctgcccaatgcaggaacagcctaaagcatccccaacaggTATTCCAAAGCACCAGAGCTGTCCAGGCAGCCCTGGAGTTGGTCCGCTtcacccagaaagggcagattagagactgggcgctaattggctacatcattttttaTTAAGATTTTAAAGTAATGGAcaaatgacagcctctttgagAAGCTGAGGGAAGGtaccctgagttagtgactgatttatgatggacatcaagggctcctttatgtggtctttacaagattttagtaacCCGGATGGGCAAGATCCAGAGTCAAGTAGTAGCCTACAGAGATGCAAGAATTCTGTCACTATCCGTCACGAAGACCACACTAAAATGATTCCGAAATGGACCAGACGGTGTGTTAAGCATTGCTTCTGGTCTGCCAATATTACAGGTGGCCTCCAGATCATATTTGAGCTGTTTCATCAGTAAAGAACTTTGCAAATGTGTCACAACTAATTGTCTGTCCTCGAACTAGCGAAGGTTTCGATTTAGGATTCAAAAGACGTGGAGATATCTTAAATAGTTCAGATGGACATCCATTAGCTGAAGCCGTGGTCGCAGAAAAGTAACGTTCCTTTGCTGTTATAATCCCTGCTTCATAATGAAGTGATTTGGGGAACTGCGGCACTGATTTTGGAGCAgtgaaaactccccccccccctctcccgtATCTGGTCAGTCAGGAATGTGAGCCACGGTTGGACTGACTCTTATAGGGCCCAATGGGAATTTAAGTTTTCTTCCTCATGCCCACTCCCAGCACTTACTTGGTCTGCTTTCTCTCAGATAGCAGCTAGAAGAGGcagcctgctttggggggggggaggcacagggctttttttcagggggaacacgggggaacggagttccggaacctcttgaaaatggtcacatggccggtggccccgccccctgatctccagacagaggggagttgagattgcccttcacactgccgagtggcgcggagagcaatctaaactcccctctgcccggatatcagggggcggggccaccggccatgtgaccattttctccgagggcaacccactgagctccaccacctcttttccccaaaaaaaagccctggtgaggagGAACAGGCACAGCAACTCCCCAAGTGAgaaggagaaagggaaaaaacacaatGAGCAAAAGCTATCTGTCCATCTTGCAACCCACTCAGGGACAGGGAGAGGCCAGTCTGCTGCTTGAGGAAGGGGAGCATCACACTTTACCCCTCTTGGGGGGAGGAGCCATGGAAATGTTGCAAATTGCCTTCCACCAGCAGCTCCTCCACAGCCCAGCCCGTgggtttgatttctttttttgcgCCTTTATTTTCTCAGTTCCTTTCTATTTCAGCCCCAGAGCTCCCCCCACCCTAACTCTGCTCCTTTAGGACTGCCTGTTTCTTAACGAGAAAATACTGACTATTTGCATGTCGGGTCTTTTCTAAATTTATTTTCCAGACAGCAAGCACAAACCCCGGAGTGTCCAGTTCAAAACCGAACATCTCTCAAAACCCTAAGGACAGATCTTTGCCAAGGCATGACATAGTCGAGAGGTGAGATGGACTGTTAGTGTTTCTCTGCACATGGACTGCAAGTACAGGCAGCACAAGGTCCATGAAGAGCTCTGCAAAGGTGTTGCTCAGGTTTGCCAAAACAGGAATGAAAAATCAGGGAATTTGATTCAAAGCTGCTGAAGCTATTttgttactatttttaaaagacatcatAGATTCTGCTATATTTATTAGTTCCACGTGTGGCAGTTGAGCCCTGCTTGCTCGTTTTTTAAAACTTAGCTCTGGGGCCATAGGGCCTAGAAACTAGTTTGACAGACAGAAGGAAAGAGAGGTTTCCCTATGGGAAACTTGGATTTTTTTCCGGTCAAATTTTGTGTGGATCCCACAGAGACAGAACCACAGAATAGTCTTGGCCATGCttatgggggggcggggggaggcacaAACGTGAGAGCCAGGAGACCTGAGCTGCTCTCTCATCCCATCACGGGGGCATCCAGGCTGTTCCAGAGGCTGGGGAGCTCCAGGCGCTGCATTCGCCATTATCGAGGTCGTCTTTTGCAGCCACTTGGACATGGTACGTGGTTCCTGGACGGATCCCCGTCAAGACGAATGAGGTTTGCTCGGAAGGCCGGGTCTGAAAGAGGCAACAGTGGCACAGATGTTATCCCTCAGCCCTGGTGCTGAACACACAAACTCATGAACTGCCTTATTCATCTGTCAAGGTCAGCATcgtctactgtgactggcagcagctctccagggtttaaGGAAAGCGTCTTTCATCTCACCTGCTACCGGACATCAGGGATTGAAACTGGGCCGCCAATCGCCTTCTCCCACGCCACCAGTGGCCAGAAGAAAGCCCAGCACCGGCGAGGGTTGCCCCCTGGGTGGCTTTCCATGGGCATGGCCAGTTTTCCTCTCTTCTAGTCTGTTGCCTGATGAGATTTTCCTCACATTGTGAAGGGAATAGGCAAATGGCTGTTTTTTAACCGCTGAGTGCTGTTTCAGCCACAGGCATTTGCTGTGCTGCACCGTCAAGACCCAGGCTTGTAAATGACTTTGAATTTCTCATTCCCAGGAGGTTTTCTGTGCCTCAAAAGGATGTTCAGTAAACACTCTGGCCACTCTGCCTTTTCAGGCCCCCCATTCCCTCCAGGCTTCGAACTTGAGAGTTAGAATAGAGGGCAGAGGAGGACAGAGAGGAACAGCTGTGCCCCTTAGGTGGCTTCATCTTTTCTGTTGGCTTTGCCTCCTGACCTGCCAGCTCTATCCCtggtagggttcccagttgcctgccggtggtgagCAGTCTCCGGGCAGTTTGCTCCATTCCCTGACCGTTTCTGGcaatcggcaggaggtggcaaactgccCCCCTATCGCCTGCTACCGGTGTTTCTGGTggggcgtggtgatgtcacttcctgaagtgatatcattgtgccagTGACGGGCATGTTCCTGCACTTCaaaggggcccattttggcctcctGGTGAGTACAGGGCCCCCCTCCTACTgggaaggtatagggacctggcacccctagtcCCTGGCTAGATGGGGCCTGTCCCTTGACCCCATGGACTTCTTGGTCCCATTTCTCATTGGAGGGGGCgctgaggggggggggccttcTGCTTGCCAGATTTTTGCCTCCCAAAGACTGGCAACCCTTGCTCCAGCAGCAAGCTGGCACCTCAGTGGTTTGCCTTGAACCTGCCTGGCTGCGTCCTGAAGCTAGGAGGCGATGATAGGAGCAGGCCATGCCCACGGCTGCCTCCTGGACCACCCTCAGCCGTGCGTAAGCGAAGCCCCATTGGtgtcttaataacaacaacaacaacaacaacaacattcgatttatataccgcccttcaggaaagtcatcctgaagccagctgggtgaccttgggccagtcacggctctcgcggagctctctcagccccacccgcctcacagggtgttttgttgtggggataacaccgctctgagtgggtgttaagtcagagtggttttatccccacaacaaaacaccctgtgaggcgggtggggctgagagagctctgagagagccgtgactggcccaaggtcacccggctggcttcaagcggaggagtggggaatcaaacccggctctccagattagagtcccacgcacttaaccactacaccaaactggctctccttggtACCCGCTCCTCCTTGTGGTGCCCTGGATCTTTGCCAGGGTTTGGAGAAGGTTGGGTGGTTTAACGTAAGCATGTAAGAAGAGCATGAGATCTTTGAGAgcatctctctacagagctgggctAGCTGACCCCTCTCACCGTTTTGCTGCTGTTCATCCCGTCCCTCGAGTAACGGATCACGTACTTGAGGGGGAAGTACTCAGGAAacagccaggagctgggaggCTTCCATTCCAAACGTAGCTTCCTACTCACTCTCGGGATCACAGACACCTTCAAGTCTTCTGGAGGATCTGGCTTGACTGAGAAAAAGCCATGAGGGAAAGGGTCATCAAACACCAGGCAGCCACCAGAGGGAAGAAGCCCTGGAGGGTCGGGGAGGGAGTTCTGCCCTGTCTCTGCGTTGAGTGGGGCTGGATCAATGGCTCCTGGTTCATCCTTGAAACAGAATTGCCTGAGAAAACTGCCTGCAGCCTCCATTGTCCCCTTCAAATCAACCTTGGCTGTAATTCTGCTGCATTTTTACTTGGGTTGGGTGAAATAGATAGCAGCCAAATACTTGAAATGGATAGCAGCCATGTTTTTACGGAGCTCTTTGCACTCACCCCAGACACCCCATCACACCACTGCTCCAGGTAAACAAGGAGACGGTTAAGACACACACACTGTCCCCTTATACCTGACTGAGTGCAAACCTTTCCCATAATGCAAACTTCTCCAACAGAGCCCAGAGCAGAGGACAACGGACAGCTTCTTTGGAGAGCAGGCGGGtctcaaaatgagcccttccAGCCGTCCTTTCTGTTGTGAACACCAAGTATGCTTCTAAGGCAGGGGGAAAGCAGGCCTCGGCCATTGCCAGAGGGGGAGACGGAGGCAGCGATCCTGCACCTACTTACTGATCTGACTGATAAGGAAGGGGGAAAGTTTGGTCGCGGTTCCCAGAGGGTTCACGGCTGTCACGTTCAACACGTAGGGGACGATGGAGAACAGTTGCACGTCAGCGATGGAGCAGCTGTTGGTCCCTGTTCCCGGCTGCACACAGTCACGCTCCTCTCCATCCATGCCGTGCCTGATGCGCAAAGAGACCAGGTTCAGGAGCAGGTTCCTGGCACATACGTCGAGCAGAATGACCTTGGGAGGCTGCCTGCCACATCACTGCATGGGTTTCTGCACTGGCCTGTTGTCCTTCCAACCCACCTCTCTGCACTAGGACTCACTGGGACATTCCTGCTGCATACGTGAGGGGGCTTCTTGCCGCTTCACTGCACAAGCCGTTGCTGTGGCCTTCAAAGGAGCCTCTGCTGCAAGCAGGTCATTACCTACAGCCATGCTTGGCCCCTCCTCTGCTTTGCCGGCAGAAGGCCCCTGCCTTTGTTTGCGGCCCTGGAGCGCCAGTGTCAATGGCAGCAGGCACAGGGATGGTGGGTCCACAGCAGCACTCCCCTTTCGGGACTGCTCGATTTCCTTacgatttttctttctttcaagagTATTTCAGAAGATTGAAACTTGCTTTACATCCAGTAGATGAGGAGCAGTTACATAAAGTTTTGCAGCATCGAAAGTATCTAAAGAAATTCTGGACATGGTTCTCAAAATGCCGCCAAAGAAAATGGGTGCTGGGATAGCAGCAGGAATCCTGCCGGGTTCCCGTAAGAGAAAGGATGGGGAGGGCACACAGTGGCACAGGGTAAAGGAAAGGTACTCTGGATGTGTTCATAAACGCTTGTGAAGgggtgtagccagggcttttttttagggggaacgcgggggaacggagttccggcacctcttgaaaatggtcacatggctggtggccccgccccctgaactccagacagaggggagctttgaTTGCCCTGTCTGGAGATCCAGGAAATGAACTATTCGGGATTAAAAGTTTCAAAGAGAAAAGTAGTGATCACAATTGATTTACACGTGGCTTGTGAggaagcacattgtgcgaaacgggattTAATTTTCAtgctggcaaacccgttgccacctcctgctgggagtttggAAATTCTTACAACTCTCTGGTTGATCTTGTTTTACTgtcgtgccttatatttgagttttgaagaagagaacattaAAACCTTATTTATCACTGCATTGCTTCACGTGGTCCTATTCATCGCCTTATCTCAGTTATATactgtattctgtgtagatcctctgagagtgtcttaattGCTAATAATTAAGACactctccgttatctgttgaaaatatgtactttctaccagcaagtgtccttggagagGAGCTGCTAGCAGCGCACATTgtttcttttcccagagactgagaTATTTTGCTTTgaacttcatgtagtctaatctGTTCCTATGCAACTTCTTGGGggtttcgtgccagaatgtcaGTGGACCccgaagggtgggaagtttccttgtagttagtaatgcctttgtttgaattgtcacttctgccaattgccaccttcgggtgaacaccctgaactgtatggatctcaataaagctactccgactggaacacctgtggagggcttgagggacctcacTGCTAGGGACTGACAACGCACTTGACAGACAGATGAAGGGGTGCAGTGAAGAAGAGGGGAGAAGCTAGGAGGGCAAAAGCAACCCAGGATTGGTTCTTTTCATACCTGTAAGTGGTGACGAACCAAGTGTCCAAGTGAGTCTCTGTTTCCAGTTTCCAGGCGCAACGGACAGCGCTGGCGTAGCTGCTGGACAGGCACTGGACAGAAGGTTTCTCTGGTGGATCTgcagaaaaagaaaggagaggggcAGAGGCCCATGGATGGGGGCATGTTTTGTAAACCTCCCCCCGTTCCCTAACCGTTCCTATAATTTGCAGGGTTTGGTCTTCCTTCCTGGGAGAGAGTGAAgagccagagtctgaggggaacGTCATTTCAGGGTCTGCACTGCCTTCAGGCCCACCACCTCCACTCCAGAGCAGTTAGGTGTAATTTGTTGCGCTCGCTTCTGGCCCCCACCCCACtgggtgtgtcccccccccccgccccggctgcTGCCCTGATCTTCCAGGCCCCACCCTGTAGCTCTCACGCTCCATAGCCTGCATCTCAGGGGTTCTGGAGACCCCCACTGTGCTAAGCAACTCACTgggctagtctctctctctctcagcctcaactgccttgcagggctgttgggaggataaaatgaggaagggagaaccgaCAGAGGTGCCAGCCCTGCCCTGGCAACCCTCAGGAGCTCTGTGGAGAGAGTGGCTGACATGGCAacaacttttgtgtgtgtgtgtgtgtgtgtgtgttttatttagaCTCCGGTGAGAGGTGGGCCTGGAGTCTGGACTTTGGTGTAGTGAATATTAAGTGGGGGTTTTTTGCTCTATATTGGCCCTTTGCCAGTGGAAGTGCtgtgcttgggggagggggcagaatgaGGTGAGcgttagagccagggctttttttcagctggaacgcggtggaacggagttccggaacctcttgaaaatggtcacgtggctggtggccccgccccctgatctccagacagaggggagttgagatgggaGAGCAGAAATTTGCATGCTCCTGCCCGTTCTGGCTCTTTCTCCAGCCAAAGTGATGTCGATAAAATAAAGCTGCTAAACACCAGGCCAGTCACAGGCAAAACATTCAATCCTGGATGAGAAGGCTGGCCTGGTACGTATCACTGAGGCCTAGCTGGGGAGGGGTTAACCTCTCCCAACGCAGTGAGACATCTGCAGAGGTCTGGACGGTGGGCTGGTGGTGTCGCTATAGCCTTTAGTGACTCGATCCCTAGCCTGGGACTCTTGCCAGTTTCAAGGCTGCGGGCCCAATGTTGGGACTGAACGACAGCTCTGGGACTCTGTTAGTGTACCGCCCGGCCCACTGACCCCCACGCTTCCTGCCTGAGCTGACCGGGTGGTCTCAGGGTAGTGTTGAGGACCCCTAGGCTAGTTGCCTTAGGGGACTCCAACATTCATGCTGAGGCTGTCTTGACAGGAGTGGTTCAGGAATTGATGGcctccatgacaaccatgggccTGTCTCAAGTAATAACTGGCCCTCCGTATTGTGAGGGCTCACTCTTGATCTGGCATTTTGTTCGGGGCAGGAGGAACATGATCTGAGGATGGGGGACTTGACGATGGTTCCAGATCATGGTACCAGATCACGGTTTGCTTGGGTGAAGACTTCCAAGGATATCAAGAGACTTAGCAGGGGCTGGGGATCTCTTTCAGTGGTCCACCCCTGGAGTCAGGTGGATCCAAATGGCTTTCTGATGGCTCAAGGGCATTTTCCTGTTGACATGCTCTTGGCGATAACCtagttgacctctggaatgaggagACGGCCAAGGTGGCTGACACCGATCGCTCCAGGGTGCCCACTCCCCAATGTCAGAGCGCAGGTTGCCCCTTCTGAAATTGGGCTGGTGGCCCCCCGGGAGAGGGCCTTCCTcgctgtggcaccaaaactctggaattctctccccagggagaggcACCTGCGCACTTTGCTACCTGTGCCATTTTCTGACAGCAGGTGAAAACTTGTGTTTTGTTTGACATTCCCTCAGCGATCCCCCCCTCCATATCCCatgttttatttcttgtttttatgtctttgtacacgttttagctctgtttttaatttttattgatgtttttaatagttttaaaatgtgattttattatctaTGCTTTAATTTGTTAGTCGCCATTTGTTGGCTGTTTgtgtaaattttgtaaataaatacataaataaataacgtcacttccaggcgatcccccagaagtgacagcctCCCCCCGCCCACTGCTCTAGGAACGCCCCCAATCTCTATGATGATGACCAAAGAAACTGGGGAGTGTCAGGGATGCCGCCACCAGAAGTGATACTGCAATATCAGCCTGTCTCGTGTCCTCTTGCTGGGAGAGCGAGGATGAGCATAGGAGAGTCGGTGGGCGGGGCGGTGGCCTGCAGTGGCAGAGCAACCTGGTAAACCTACAGCACTGTGTACACGGCCATGagtgccttggaggaagggcaggatcagAAATGCGCTGCTCAGAGAGATGCAAGAGATGGAGACGTGAGACAAAATGCACCCATAACAGCTTTCTACTCACAGCCCAGCTTCAGATGAACTCTGTGCAGCGCCTGCCCCGTCGCGGGATCGTGGCAACTGTATTCTCCCTCCTGAGACAGGCTGGTGTTCCACAGGGCCAGTTTGCCATCTTCTTGCACTGATGCTTTCAAAATGGGCCCTGCTATGCCATTCTTTTGCCACTCCACCATGGATACACCTTCTGGGATGGGGCACTGCAAGACCACTTCGGCAAGCCCTAGAGCAGCATATTGCCGGTCCAGGAGATCTCCTAtaccactccccccgcccccagaaatAGGGAAATGGTTAGTGTATGACCCATCTGTATAGTGTCAAAAACGATCCTTTATGTGCCATATTGGTAACCCGTCTTTCTTCTAAACCAGGACCTCCATCCCGAGCTGCAATCAGATGACAGGAAGTGAAGAAGCCACAGTTACCGGCTGCACCAACATCAGGGCTACGGACAGCAGCTGCTGGGAAGGGAAACACCCGCTGAGCACCAGGAGGTAATAAGGAAGAAGCCGAGTCGGAGCCCTGGAGGAAGGTCTCCCCCCTGAATGACCTCGCACAGCCCTCCCGCTGCTtctctcagtgtgtgtgtgtgtgtgtgtgtgtgtgtgtgtgtgtgtgtgtgtgtgcgtgcgtgcaaagGACGGCAAGGGTATGCTGCTCTGGGCCTCTGGGCGCTCACCTTAGCAGCAGGCCCTTCCAGCGAAGGCAGTAAAGCACAACGGTGACTGTAGAAGGGTTCACGacccacagggttgccaaccacccGGCGGGGCCTGGAAGCCTCCAGActgcagggatcagttcccttggaagaaaTGGAGGGAGGGCTCTATGGCGTtatggctccacccccaaacctccaggatttCCCCAGCAGAGAGGTGGAAAGCCTAGCAGGTGAGACTGTGCAGCTCACCACTGCGTGGAAGATCACGGCTCCATGCCCCCTACGAACCACAACAGCTTTTATTTGGGTTTCCGCAGGCCATTGGTGTTGATACCACAGGCAAGCTCACCTATAATAACAATTAGTTGTATGCTGATGGACCTAATACCAGCAGTTCAGAATAGCTTAGTAACTTTGAGAAACCGTGTTTAGTTGCATTGAGAactgaaagcaagaattcagagctttctCTCAGAAAATAACAGTATTTTCTACAATAGCATTGTTAGCAATATTGTTAGCAACAGCACTGTTTGCCCGATACGTTCAGTCAGAAAGGAATTCTAAAAGGTAAAATACTCAagtctacacccgacaatagccctgcagagaagattagcacatcaagcaccaatctatatgcaaaagaacctcctcaggatacagtgaagcctcccaccattagcattccacaccctgggaaactcttacaggaggactcagctcaaccccacccgaGTAGATAagaatgacctgccaacatcttttccacactgtgacactgagagatctctgtcttttggtgctacacctctgaagatgccagccacagctgctggcgaaacgtcaggaactacaatgccaagaccacggcaatacagcccagaaaacccacaacaaccatcgttctccggccatgaaagccttcgacaatacacccaaGATGATTGGTTTTTGGTTACGTtcgatgcattttttaaaaagtccttgggTAGGAAGGAATCCGACTTGCATTTAACATGAAAGGCACGTGAGAATGTCTGGTAGTCACGTGACTGTGCATGTTGGGGGTTAGTGCCAAATGGGTTTTGGGTCAGAGAAGAACTGTTGCTACATCTTGCATACAACCGTAATGCATACTAATGGCAGCACAATATGTGTGCAATACACATGTTTGCAGGGTTCCCAGACCCATCCAATTCTCATGGTGGAAACAAATCCCAGAGCCCCGGAACACTGACCCCCCCAGTCCAGTTCTCCCGTCTACCTGGGGTGGTCCTCCCTCCTCTCTGTCATTTGGAATATTTAGACACTCATCGCATTACTATGAGAATATTAACAGTCCACTCTGCAAAGCCACAGAAAACTTCCCCTTATGGAACTTGGGGAATTGTCTGTGTCTTGTTgttggggtggggctgtggctcagtggcggaACCTCTGCtcggcatacagaaggtcccgggttcaagcCCTGCACCTCCAGGCTCTTGGGGATGTGACAGACCTCCGCTGGAGACCCTGGAGCGTCGCTGCCAGACATAGGCAAGACTGGttcagtctaaggcagcttcaggtgtctGCTTCCGGAGTTTCCCCAAAGCTGTTTTGGTACGATCTTTTCCAAAAGGTCACACCAAATATGAGTATGTGGAGAGTTCAGATGAGAAGGGGCCACTCCCTGCCTACATTTTGGCACCATTTCCCCTTGGGCTTCTCCCCTGGTGAGCCTTTTGCCACTTAAAAAATGTATCTCTAGTCGCTATTTCGTTCTTGTGTTAAAACGCTATAGAGATTTACCTACCCCAGGTTTTTCAGAGCCttggcaaaaagcctgctggaGACAGGGGAGGGTGGCCCACTGTGGGCGCTCCGTTGCCGC of the Eublepharis macularius isolate TG4126 chromosome 5, MPM_Emac_v1.0, whole genome shotgun sequence genome contains:
- the LOC129330717 gene encoding interleukin-27 subunit beta-like, whose translation is MPWLLMLTLLLPTCSASYKGPTGLSKEEGDLLDRQYAALGLAEVVLQCPIPEGVSMVEWQKNGIAGPILKASVQEDGKLALWNTSLSQEGEYSCHDPATGQALHRVHLKLGYPPEKPSVQCLSSSYASAVRCAWKLETETHLDTWFVTTYRHGMDGEERDCVQPGTGTNSCSIADVQLFSIVPYVLNVTAVNPLGTATKLSPFLISQIIKPDPPEDLKVSVIPRVSRKLRLEWKPPSSWLFPEYFPLKYVIRYSRDGMNSSKTTRPSEQTSFVLTGIRPGTTYHVQVAAKDDLDNGECSAWSSPASGTAWMPP